In a single window of the bacterium (Candidatus Blackallbacteria) CG13_big_fil_rev_8_21_14_2_50_49_14 genome:
- a CDS encoding transporter — translation MLSPFIFEQVPEELPVLHKVQSPRSLQVLAWVSLILLLLFCLSLVFTPWQQNLRGTGSVIAFSPLEREQPIETPIKGRVLRWYVQEGTVVKKGDRIADIIDTDPQYMERLRQERQTLLNQQELNRTKILAYELRLEDLGLSRSASVDSARAKSEAIKAKQEAAQRELEADLATLETARLNQERVNALEQKGLASQRDKELTQLSFQKSQADVLKSRAKLQELQSDLAAARAEITKADAGAKASLNSTRATLQEARASLEKNKAELIKLDVQLARQSTQEIRAPRNGTVLKLNTFAESVFVKEGDVLAYLVPDTQQRAVELYMNGNDVPLITPGRHVRLQFEGWPALQFAGWPSVAVGTFAGKVAFIDATDNGKGKFRIVVIPEKQSEWPQARFLRQGVRANGWVLLNQVPLGYELWRQFNGFPPSVLDEPGQEKKVSSEVVKRKAKK, via the coding sequence ATGCTTTCACCTTTTATCTTTGAGCAGGTTCCTGAAGAATTGCCTGTTTTGCACAAGGTTCAATCCCCCCGTTCTCTACAGGTTTTGGCTTGGGTCAGTTTAATTTTATTGTTGTTGTTTTGCTTGAGTCTTGTTTTTACTCCCTGGCAACAAAATTTGAGGGGAACGGGAAGTGTGATCGCCTTTTCGCCTTTGGAACGGGAACAGCCCATTGAAACACCGATTAAAGGGCGGGTTTTGCGTTGGTATGTGCAGGAAGGAACGGTGGTTAAAAAAGGGGATCGCATTGCCGATATTATCGACACAGATCCTCAATATATGGAACGTCTACGCCAAGAGCGTCAGACCCTGTTGAATCAGCAGGAATTAAACCGTACCAAGATTTTGGCCTATGAATTGAGGCTGGAAGATTTGGGGCTTTCACGTTCTGCTTCAGTTGATTCTGCACGGGCCAAATCCGAGGCCATAAAAGCCAAGCAGGAGGCAGCCCAACGTGAATTGGAGGCTGATTTGGCGACTTTGGAAACTGCCCGTTTGAATCAGGAACGGGTCAATGCACTTGAGCAGAAAGGTTTGGCCTCTCAGCGGGACAAAGAATTGACCCAACTGAGTTTTCAGAAATCCCAGGCAGATGTCTTAAAATCACGGGCCAAGCTTCAGGAACTTCAGAGTGATTTGGCTGCGGCACGGGCTGAAATTACCAAAGCAGATGCCGGGGCCAAAGCCTCTTTGAACAGTACCCGAGCGACTTTGCAGGAGGCACGTGCCAGCCTTGAAAAAAACAAAGCTGAATTGATTAAATTGGATGTGCAATTGGCGCGTCAGTCTACCCAGGAAATACGTGCGCCCCGCAATGGGACGGTTTTAAAGTTAAATACCTTTGCTGAAAGTGTCTTTGTGAAAGAAGGAGATGTGCTGGCTTACCTGGTGCCTGATACCCAGCAACGCGCGGTTGAGTTGTATATGAATGGCAACGATGTTCCTTTGATTACGCCCGGCCGGCATGTGCGTCTGCAGTTTGAAGGGTGGCCAGCTTTACAGTTTGCGGGTTGGCCTTCTGTCGCGGTCGGCACTTTTGCTGGGAAAGTGGCTTTTATTGATGCCACTGATAACGGCAAAGGAAAGTTCAGAATCGTGGTCATACCCGAAAAACAGTCTGAATGGCCTCAGGCCCGTTTTTTACGTCAGGGGGTACGTGCCAATGGATGGGTGCTTTTGAACCAAGTGCCTTTGGGGTATGAACTCTGGCGTCAGTTTAATGGGTTTCCACCCAGCGTTTTGGATGAGCCGGGTCAAGAAAAGAAAGTCAGTTCAGAAGTTGTGAAACGCAAGGCCAAAAAATGA
- a CDS encoding ABC transporter ATP-binding protein, giving the protein MGHHTMQRQDSESSFSADSLREALLWLSDAGLMSCDSAQLDLALSEALHHPGMSRQPLESLRYVAGVTGGCLNALSLTLKELLMHAKLQKPMILLCKPVSGQNILMALTAYRAFHYQVVIFSEQGTLTRWLPWHQLKHYLGLQLAEERLDCLMPQAQVFWGEKETVARHLSPKEHLIRLMRLERRDLFVVVIYSLLTGLLSLVVPVAIQALVNNVAFGALLQPIVILTLLVFGALSFLALLRTLRLNLVEIIQRRIFVRVAADLSERLLQVKLPFFDSRHGPELVNRFFDVLTVQKSTALLLVDGLAIILQTLTGMLLLAFYHPFLLGFDLMLMVFICVILFVLGWKAEPTAIKESKMKYDVAAWLEEMSSHLTPFRSHSGHQFARRRTDQLLRHYLKARQLHFRVVQRQHIGAYLLQAFASASLLGLGGWLVIERQLSIGQLVAAELVVATLLDGFAKFGKQLESYYDLLAALDKLGHLFEMPVEQVSPGLLVPKAQGIQVSLSEITLNSPAGGTLLSGLSLELKAGERVGILGANSWAAKALADALYASKIPDQGRIEMDGRDLRQLLPIDLRSQVALVRGLDILSGSIEDNLRLGQIDLSAQDLQTALRAVGLFERVQQLKEGLATPLSLSGFPLAPEELHRLMVARALLLRPRLLILDGVLDQLDWREKGPLAKYLFEETSMTVLVLTNKQEFLSFCDQAYALNAQGKLESLRFQQEISPQGGN; this is encoded by the coding sequence ATGGGGCATCACACTATGCAGCGGCAAGATTCAGAATCTTCATTTTCTGCGGATTCATTGCGCGAAGCTTTGCTTTGGCTCTCTGACGCTGGTTTAATGTCTTGTGATTCTGCTCAATTGGATTTGGCATTAAGCGAGGCTTTACATCATCCGGGGATGTCTCGGCAGCCTTTGGAATCTTTGCGGTATGTGGCGGGGGTAACGGGGGGCTGTTTGAATGCGCTTTCCCTGACTTTAAAAGAGCTTCTGATGCATGCAAAACTTCAAAAACCAATGATTTTGCTCTGCAAGCCTGTTTCCGGACAGAATATCTTGATGGCCTTAACGGCTTACCGTGCTTTTCATTATCAGGTGGTTATTTTTTCTGAGCAGGGCACGCTGACCCGTTGGTTGCCTTGGCATCAACTGAAGCATTATTTGGGCCTTCAATTAGCTGAAGAGCGCTTAGACTGTCTCATGCCCCAAGCACAGGTTTTTTGGGGAGAAAAGGAAACTGTCGCGCGCCATCTGTCTCCCAAAGAGCATCTGATACGTCTAATGCGTTTGGAAAGAAGAGATCTGTTTGTTGTTGTCATTTATTCGCTTTTAACGGGCTTGCTCTCTTTGGTCGTGCCTGTTGCCATTCAGGCTCTGGTGAACAATGTGGCGTTTGGGGCTCTTTTGCAACCAATCGTTATTTTGACGCTGCTGGTTTTTGGCGCCCTTTCTTTTTTGGCCTTGCTGCGTACGCTGCGCTTGAATTTGGTTGAAATTATTCAGCGTAGGATTTTTGTAAGGGTAGCAGCGGATCTTTCGGAACGACTGCTGCAGGTAAAATTGCCTTTCTTTGATTCCCGTCACGGCCCGGAATTGGTCAATCGCTTTTTTGATGTTTTAACGGTTCAGAAAAGTACGGCTTTGCTTTTGGTTGATGGGCTTGCGATTATTCTACAAACCCTTACGGGCATGCTTTTACTGGCCTTTTATCATCCTTTTCTCCTGGGCTTTGATTTGATGCTGATGGTATTTATTTGCGTGATTCTTTTTGTCTTGGGCTGGAAAGCTGAACCCACGGCGATTAAAGAGTCAAAAATGAAATATGATGTGGCCGCCTGGCTGGAAGAAATGTCGAGTCACCTCACGCCCTTTCGTTCGCATTCGGGTCACCAATTTGCCAGGCGGCGTACAGATCAATTGCTGCGTCATTATCTGAAGGCCCGTCAGCTGCATTTTCGCGTGGTACAGCGTCAGCATATTGGTGCTTATTTATTACAGGCTTTTGCCAGTGCTTCGCTTCTGGGCTTGGGAGGCTGGCTGGTGATTGAACGACAGCTGAGTATTGGTCAATTGGTGGCTGCTGAATTGGTGGTGGCTACCTTGCTTGATGGATTTGCGAAATTTGGGAAACAATTGGAAAGTTATTATGATTTGCTGGCTGCCCTTGATAAGTTGGGCCATTTATTTGAAATGCCTGTAGAGCAGGTCTCACCCGGTTTATTGGTGCCAAAGGCCCAAGGCATTCAGGTGAGCCTGTCTGAGATTACCTTGAACTCGCCTGCGGGAGGCACGCTTTTGAGTGGTTTGAGCCTTGAGTTGAAAGCGGGAGAAAGAGTGGGGATTCTGGGGGCGAACAGTTGGGCCGCCAAGGCTTTGGCTGATGCGCTCTATGCCAGTAAAATACCGGATCAGGGCAGAATAGAGATGGATGGGCGGGATTTGCGCCAGCTCTTGCCGATAGATTTGCGTTCGCAGGTGGCTTTGGTACGTGGCTTGGATATACTTTCGGGCAGTATTGAGGACAATTTACGACTCGGGCAAATCGACCTGAGTGCTCAGGATTTACAGACCGCCTTAAGGGCGGTTGGGCTTTTCGAGCGTGTTCAGCAGTTAAAAGAGGGTTTGGCGACCCCTCTCAGTTTAAGTGGCTTTCCCTTGGCGCCTGAAGAGTTGCACCGCTTGATGGTGGCGAGAGCTCTACTTTTGCGTCCCCGCCTGCTGATTCTGGATGGGGTTTTGGACCAGTTGGATTGGCGTGAAAAGGGCCCCCTGGCGAAATATCTGTTTGAAGAAACCAGCATGACGGTGTTGGTTTTAACCAATAAACAGGAATTTCTGAGTTTCTGTGATCAAGCCTATGCCTTGAATGCCCAGGGAAAACTTGAATCGTTAAGGTTTCAGCAGGAAATTTCACCACAGGGGGGGAACTGA
- a CDS encoding sporulation protein, which yields MKRLQYSLVASTALGLIFSLGAPAQAEEDIPIRVGLADSVRQVSLRVSTSTPVEVLGNIGWQRLGHLSANTALQVDFNQGQIKVNIQSNNQTFKALRIGSTQQDGALVALNNAWYRGNLTLMPSSTRKGITVVNEVPLEHYLYSVVPSEMPSSWPLEALKSQAVAARTYAISSLGSYKNKGYDVVATTASQVYQGVKAESSLSTQAVAQTDGEIMKHGGKPIHAYFHSCSGGQTESGVDLWAPFAYLKSVPDYDQASPKHIWNTELSQSEVKAKLSNLGIRVGNILSLDPLKRTNSGRVKTMRVLGSQGQKSVDGAKLRMALGLNSTFFNVGAINANGELQKQPDANATPVSFQFAGRGWGHGMGMSQWGARQLALNGHAYRNILQHYYQGVQIERLNKTQFRMAYNP from the coding sequence ATGAAGCGCTTACAATACAGCCTCGTAGCAAGTACAGCCTTGGGCCTGATCTTTTCACTGGGTGCTCCAGCACAGGCAGAAGAAGATATTCCCATTCGCGTAGGCCTCGCAGATAGCGTAAGACAAGTCAGTCTGCGTGTTTCTACCAGCACCCCTGTAGAGGTCTTGGGCAATATCGGTTGGCAACGTCTGGGTCACCTTTCTGCCAATACAGCTCTGCAAGTCGATTTCAATCAAGGTCAAATCAAAGTCAATATCCAAAGCAATAACCAAACCTTCAAAGCCTTGAGAATCGGCAGCACCCAACAGGACGGCGCACTGGTTGCCCTCAATAATGCCTGGTATCGTGGAAATCTCACCCTGATGCCCTCTTCAACGCGCAAAGGCATTACCGTCGTCAACGAAGTGCCTCTTGAGCACTATCTTTACAGTGTCGTACCGTCTGAAATGCCCTCCTCCTGGCCACTTGAAGCACTGAAATCTCAGGCAGTAGCGGCACGCACCTATGCCATCAGCAGTTTGGGAAGCTATAAAAACAAAGGTTATGACGTGGTGGCCACCACCGCCAGCCAGGTCTATCAGGGAGTGAAAGCCGAAAGCTCTCTCAGTACCCAAGCAGTGGCGCAAACCGATGGTGAAATCATGAAACATGGCGGAAAACCCATTCACGCCTATTTCCACTCCTGTTCAGGTGGTCAAACCGAAAGCGGCGTAGATCTTTGGGCCCCCTTTGCCTACCTAAAGTCTGTGCCGGATTATGATCAAGCATCTCCCAAACATATCTGGAATACAGAACTCAGTCAGTCCGAAGTCAAAGCCAAATTAAGCAATTTGGGTATCCGGGTCGGCAATATTCTGTCCTTAGACCCCCTCAAACGCACCAACAGCGGCAGAGTCAAAACCATGCGGGTTTTAGGCAGTCAGGGCCAAAAAAGCGTCGATGGCGCAAAACTGCGCATGGCACTGGGATTAAACAGCACGTTTTTTAATGTGGGTGCAATTAACGCCAATGGAGAGCTGCAAAAACAGCCTGACGCCAATGCAACCCCTGTCTCCTTTCAATTCGCAGGTCGCGGTTGGGGCCACGGCATGGGCATGTCACAATGGGGGGCCCGCCAACTGGCTCTAAATGGGCACGCTTACCGCAATATTCTTCAGCACTATTATCAAGGCGTTCAAATCGAACGCCTGAACAAAACCCAATTCAGAATGGCCTATAACCCTTAA
- a CDS encoding tRNA preQ1(34) S-adenosylmethionine ribosyltransferase-isomerase QueA translates to MLLSSYDYPLPEELIAQTPADQRDASRLLVYERRTGQYQHRMFSDLPELLQPGDLLVVNNTRVFPARIFGTKAHTGTRFEFLLTRQIEALEWQAIGKHSRRIKPGYSFEFAEGIQAEILASHPGGQLDLRFSGLKPSEFMAWLERHGEIPYPPYITARESEKERYQTVFSQTHGSVAAPTAGLHFTPELFESLAQKGIEKLELTLHIGIGTFSPVRTQNIQEHTMHQEWYTLPAETAERLNQQRQSGKRIIAVGTTSLRTLETVWRKFGSFQADSDETRIFIYPGQSIEAIDGLITNFHLPHSSLLMLVAAWIGRERMMKLYAEAIQEKYRFFSFGDASLLL, encoded by the coding sequence CTGCTTCTGTCTTCCTATGACTATCCTTTACCAGAGGAGCTGATCGCACAAACACCTGCCGATCAGCGCGATGCTTCGCGCCTTTTGGTCTATGAACGCCGTACGGGTCAATACCAGCACCGGATGTTTTCAGATCTGCCTGAACTTCTGCAGCCAGGCGATCTTCTGGTTGTCAATAATACACGGGTTTTCCCGGCACGCATCTTTGGCACCAAAGCCCATACCGGCACCCGCTTTGAATTTTTACTCACCCGCCAAATCGAGGCCTTGGAGTGGCAGGCCATCGGTAAACACAGCCGCCGTATCAAACCGGGCTACAGTTTTGAATTTGCAGAGGGCATCCAAGCTGAAATTTTGGCAAGCCATCCAGGGGGACAGTTGGATCTGCGTTTTTCAGGACTGAAGCCCTCTGAATTTATGGCCTGGCTTGAGCGTCATGGCGAAATACCCTACCCCCCTTATATTACCGCGCGAGAAAGTGAAAAAGAACGCTACCAGACCGTCTTCAGCCAAACCCATGGTTCAGTAGCCGCCCCCACAGCAGGCCTACACTTTACCCCTGAGCTCTTTGAAAGTCTGGCTCAAAAAGGCATTGAAAAACTCGAGCTTACCCTGCATATCGGCATTGGCACCTTCTCACCTGTACGCACACAAAATATTCAGGAACATACCATGCACCAGGAATGGTATACCCTGCCCGCAGAAACAGCAGAGCGCCTGAATCAGCAACGACAGTCCGGAAAAAGAATTATTGCGGTGGGAACCACCTCTTTACGCACCCTTGAAACGGTCTGGCGTAAATTTGGTTCCTTTCAGGCCGACAGTGACGAAACCCGTATTTTTATTTACCCTGGCCAGTCGATTGAGGCCATTGATGGCTTGATCACCAATTTTCACTTGCCCCATTCCAGTTTACTGATGTTGGTCGCAGCCTGGATTGGACGCGAACGGATGATGAAACTCTATGCCGAAGCCATTCAGGAAAAATACCGTTTCTTCAGTTTCGGCGACGCCTCACTTCTGCTTTAA
- a CDS encoding bifunctional homocysteine S-methyltransferase/methylenetetrahydrofolate reductase has translation MPVPFRELLASGRLILFDGGLGTMLYSKGIFLNTSFDLVNLQNPGLVQEVHELYLAAGSEVIETNTFGANPYKLKAHGLVDQVHAINLAGARIARKAAGELAYVAGSIGPLGVRIEPLGPTSFAEAQEAFEAQVLPLLEGGVDLFVVETFTNLDELTQAVAAIRKHSDLPILASVTVDDDGNTIYGTPPERFTPRLDALDVDILGLNCSVGPKPMLEAIQNMSQWTDKPLAAQPNAGHPRIFQDRTIYLCSPEYMASYARKLIKAGVQVLGGCCGTTPEHIREIARSVKALQPMRALMQQEQKRTVAPDLDIVPVPLAEKSRLAAAIASGRFVVSVELTPPKGCEPSAILEKARELYAHGVDAINLPDGPRASARMSNQILSILMHQQIGIEPIPHYCCRDRNLLGMQSDLLGLYSAGIHNILLITGDPPKLGDYPDATAVFDVDAIGLTNIVKGLNHGYDLGQNPIGKPTGYFIGVGVNPCAVDLEREIRRYFYKVEAGAEYAITQPVFDVEALLEFLSKTASHRIPVLAGIWPLASYRNAEFMNNEVPGVVIPEVIMQRMYEAEERGEGREEGVRIAQEMVRFLRPHIQGIQISAPFGRLEPVFEVMKAIEN, from the coding sequence ATGCCAGTTCCTTTTCGTGAGCTTTTGGCCAGTGGCCGTCTGATCCTCTTTGATGGGGGGTTGGGAACGATGCTGTACAGCAAAGGAATTTTTCTGAACACCAGCTTTGACCTGGTCAATTTACAGAACCCAGGCTTGGTTCAAGAGGTGCATGAATTGTATCTGGCAGCTGGCTCTGAGGTGATTGAAACCAATACCTTTGGTGCCAACCCCTATAAACTCAAAGCCCATGGTCTGGTGGATCAGGTGCATGCGATTAACTTGGCTGGTGCGCGCATTGCCCGTAAAGCGGCAGGCGAACTGGCCTATGTTGCTGGTTCGATCGGCCCTTTGGGGGTGCGGATAGAACCCTTGGGGCCGACGTCTTTTGCTGAAGCTCAAGAAGCCTTTGAAGCCCAGGTTTTGCCTCTTCTAGAGGGCGGGGTAGACCTGTTTGTGGTAGAAACCTTTACCAATCTCGATGAATTGACACAGGCGGTAGCGGCGATTCGCAAGCACAGTGATTTGCCCATTTTGGCTTCTGTCACGGTGGATGATGACGGCAATACAATTTATGGCACACCCCCAGAGCGCTTTACCCCCCGTTTGGATGCCCTCGATGTGGATATTTTGGGCTTGAATTGCAGCGTGGGCCCCAAGCCGATGCTGGAAGCCATTCAAAACATGTCACAGTGGACAGACAAACCTTTGGCGGCTCAACCCAATGCTGGGCATCCCCGGATCTTTCAGGATCGCACGATCTATCTTTGTTCGCCTGAATACATGGCTTCGTATGCCCGTAAGCTGATCAAAGCGGGGGTTCAAGTTTTAGGGGGTTGTTGTGGCACGACGCCAGAACATATCCGTGAAATTGCCCGTTCGGTGAAAGCACTGCAACCCATGCGCGCGCTGATGCAACAGGAGCAAAAACGCACCGTTGCTCCTGATTTGGATATTGTTCCTGTGCCGCTTGCTGAAAAATCACGCCTAGCCGCAGCAATAGCGTCTGGGCGTTTTGTGGTCAGTGTAGAGTTGACCCCTCCCAAGGGCTGTGAGCCTTCGGCCATTCTTGAAAAAGCCCGTGAGCTCTATGCGCATGGGGTAGATGCGATTAATCTGCCTGATGGGCCACGGGCTTCGGCCCGCATGAGCAACCAGATTCTTTCGATCCTGATGCATCAGCAGATCGGTATCGAACCTATTCCTCACTATTGCTGTCGGGATCGCAATTTATTGGGCATGCAGTCTGACTTGCTGGGCTTGTACAGTGCCGGAATTCACAATATTCTCCTGATTACAGGAGATCCACCTAAATTGGGGGATTATCCAGATGCAACCGCTGTTTTTGATGTGGATGCCATTGGTTTGACCAATATTGTGAAGGGGTTGAATCACGGCTATGATTTGGGGCAAAACCCTATCGGCAAGCCCACAGGCTATTTCATTGGCGTGGGTGTTAACCCCTGTGCTGTGGATCTGGAACGTGAGATTCGCCGCTATTTTTACAAGGTGGAAGCGGGGGCTGAATATGCGATTACCCAGCCGGTTTTTGATGTGGAAGCGCTTTTAGAATTTTTGAGCAAAACAGCCTCGCACCGTATCCCTGTTTTAGCGGGAATCTGGCCTTTGGCCAGCTATCGCAATGCCGAGTTTATGAACAACGAGGTGCCGGGTGTGGTGATTCCTGAGGTCATTATGCAGCGCATGTATGAGGCTGAAGAGCGCGGTGAAGGTCGGGAGGAAGGGGTTCGCATTGCACAGGAAATGGTCAGGTTTTTGCGCCCCCATATTCAGGGAATTCAGATCAGCGCACCTTTTGGGCGTTTAGAGCCTGTTTTCGAAGTGATGAAAGCGATAGAAAACTAG
- a CDS encoding radical SAM protein translates to MDRPYIFHELTNGICTTCFQKVEAKVLFQGQQVFLQKFCPQHGVQKVLIGTDVDYYLQTRNILKPGQMPQAFNTPMSRGCPYDCGLCPDHEQHSCLTLIEISDACNLTCPICYAASAPGRKHRSLEQVIAMLDRVVANEGQPDVVQISGGEPTLHPDFFEILDQAKARPIRHLMVNTNGVRIARDRAFAERLADYMPGFELYLQFDSLQAEPLQALRGEDLREIRRKALAHLNELDISTTLVVTLKKGLNDHEMGEMIDFALKQPCVRGVTFQPVQEAGRLENYDPARDRLTLSEVRSKILQQHTLFSAEDILPVPCHPDCIAMAYALKLPDRVIPMTRLVDPEAQGNTIRYEEFLKLFSTAHSPEAAAQLLCCLPQIPVPEGMGYQNLFRIIIMRFMDAWDLDIRSVKKSCVHMVTPDARRIIPFDTYNLFYREGLSLPPLLQYTQT, encoded by the coding sequence ATGGATCGCCCCTATATTTTTCATGAGCTTACCAATGGGATTTGCACCACCTGTTTTCAAAAAGTAGAAGCCAAAGTATTGTTTCAGGGTCAGCAGGTGTTTCTGCAAAAGTTTTGCCCGCAACACGGGGTGCAAAAAGTTTTGATTGGAACAGACGTTGATTATTATCTGCAAACGCGGAATATTCTCAAACCCGGACAGATGCCACAGGCTTTCAATACCCCGATGAGTCGGGGGTGCCCTTATGATTGTGGCTTGTGTCCAGATCATGAGCAACATTCGTGCCTGACCCTGATTGAAATCAGCGATGCCTGCAATTTGACCTGTCCGATTTGTTATGCGGCCTCAGCACCGGGCCGCAAGCACCGTTCTCTGGAGCAGGTGATTGCCATGCTGGATCGGGTGGTGGCCAACGAAGGCCAACCCGATGTGGTTCAGATCAGCGGGGGAGAACCTACCTTGCACCCCGATTTTTTTGAAATTCTGGATCAGGCCAAGGCCCGTCCGATTCGCCATTTGATGGTCAATACCAATGGGGTGAGGATTGCCCGTGATCGTGCTTTCGCTGAGCGTTTGGCAGACTATATGCCAGGCTTTGAACTCTATTTGCAGTTTGATTCTCTACAGGCCGAGCCCCTTCAAGCTTTGCGCGGAGAAGACCTGCGTGAGATTCGGCGCAAGGCTTTGGCGCATTTGAATGAACTGGACATTTCAACCACCCTTGTGGTGACGCTTAAAAAAGGGCTGAATGATCATGAAATGGGTGAAATGATTGATTTTGCCCTCAAACAACCCTGTGTGCGGGGGGTGACTTTTCAGCCGGTTCAAGAAGCCGGAAGGCTGGAAAACTATGACCCTGCCCGTGATCGTCTGACCTTGAGTGAAGTGCGCTCAAAAATTTTGCAGCAGCATACGCTTTTTTCTGCTGAAGATATTTTACCGGTTCCCTGTCACCCGGATTGTATTGCCATGGCCTATGCCTTGAAATTACCGGATCGCGTGATTCCGATGACCCGTTTGGTGGACCCCGAAGCACAGGGCAATACGATTCGCTATGAGGAGTTTTTAAAACTCTTTTCAACAGCCCATTCGCCTGAGGCTGCAGCCCAATTGCTCTGTTGTCTGCCTCAGATTCCTGTGCCTGAAGGCATGGGTTATCAAAACCTGTTTCGCATCATCATCATGCGCTTTATGGATGCCTGGGATTTGGATATCCGCAGTGTCAAAAAGAGCTGTGTGCATATGGTCACGCCTGATGCGAGGCGCATCATTCCCTTTGATACCTATAATCTTTTTTATCGGGAAGGCTTGAGTTTGCCGCCTCTGTTACAATACACCCAGACTTGA